The proteins below are encoded in one region of Rubripirellula reticaptiva:
- a CDS encoding sigma-70 family RNA polymerase sigma factor has product MDEGQKREEFTHRWLETEPSISAYVFASIAGFHDAEDVVQRIAQELARRFDEFDSGQPFVGWALWIAKSRVIDYYRAQGRSRVVFSDELLGQLADTIVNQSDGRSQRREALEACLEELPSRSRRLLDLQYVEGRSAAEIAQETGSTSGSVRVLLSRVRTALASCIERRLALENP; this is encoded by the coding sequence ATGGACGAAGGTCAAAAACGAGAAGAATTCACTCATCGCTGGTTGGAAACTGAGCCTTCCATATCGGCTTACGTGTTTGCGTCCATCGCTGGATTTCACGATGCCGAGGATGTCGTGCAGCGGATCGCTCAGGAACTGGCTCGTCGGTTTGACGAGTTCGACTCGGGTCAGCCGTTCGTTGGCTGGGCGCTGTGGATCGCCAAGTCCAGGGTGATTGACTACTACCGGGCTCAGGGGCGTTCACGGGTTGTTTTCTCCGATGAATTGCTTGGCCAACTCGCTGATACGATCGTGAACCAATCTGACGGACGCAGCCAACGACGCGAGGCACTCGAAGCCTGTCTGGAGGAACTCCCATCAAGGTCTCGACGACTGCTTGATTTGCAATACGTCGAAGGACGCTCCGCTGCCGAGATAGCGCAGGAAACTGGATCCACCAGCGGATCGGTTCGAGTCCTGCTGTCGCGAGTCCGAACGGCACTTGCCAGTTGCATCGAAAGACGTCTTGCGTTGGAGAACCCATGA
- a CDS encoding sulfatase-like hydrolase/transferase, whose protein sequence is MPFIALVFVPIACAASPDRPNIVVFLTDDQGYGDIGCFGSESLETPNIDRLCQQGMKFTDFYVHQRCSPTRLAFMTGSHAHRAGCTKVIYNKDRIGIHADEVTTPELLKTAGYTTGIVGKWHLGEWDAFNPTRHGFDFFYGFMDDLDQGSGIYRNLERVESIKRKTDGQHSPELLDAAIGFIRENKERPFFLYYASPLPHTPWSPNTRFKGTSKRGAYGDVTREIDWQVGELMKTLDEQGLASNTLIVFASDNGPVLGINGGDAGPFRDGKWTDFEGGIRVPCIMRWPGTIKPGSTNSQITGIIDLLPTFCAIAEVDPPGDRVIDGRNILPYLKSEKVEQPIHESFIVPGSVIRHGQWKLLVRDLKPGGKSGREGKRPSAAAGSLFNLQTDPGETQDVSADHPEIVADLRRRMNEAVRELEANSRPIGRLPSR, encoded by the coding sequence CTGCCGTTTATTGCCTTGGTGTTCGTCCCCATTGCTTGTGCCGCGAGTCCCGATCGGCCGAATATCGTTGTTTTTCTGACGGACGATCAGGGCTATGGCGACATCGGTTGTTTTGGCTCGGAGTCACTTGAGACGCCGAACATCGACCGGCTGTGCCAGCAGGGGATGAAGTTCACGGACTTCTATGTGCACCAGCGCTGCTCGCCAACGCGTCTGGCGTTCATGACGGGCTCGCACGCGCACCGTGCAGGTTGTACCAAAGTCATTTACAACAAAGACCGCATTGGGATTCACGCGGACGAAGTCACGACGCCGGAGCTTCTTAAGACCGCTGGCTACACCACAGGAATCGTCGGCAAGTGGCATCTGGGCGAATGGGACGCGTTCAATCCTACTCGTCACGGATTCGATTTCTTTTACGGATTCATGGACGATCTCGATCAGGGCTCGGGGATCTATCGGAACCTTGAACGCGTCGAATCGATCAAACGGAAGACCGATGGACAACATTCGCCGGAATTGCTCGATGCTGCGATTGGCTTCATCAGAGAGAACAAAGAACGGCCGTTCTTTCTCTATTACGCTTCGCCACTGCCGCACACGCCGTGGAGTCCAAACACACGATTCAAGGGAACTTCAAAGCGCGGCGCGTACGGCGACGTGACCCGTGAGATCGACTGGCAGGTCGGTGAGTTAATGAAGACGCTCGACGAGCAAGGGCTTGCCAGCAACACGTTAATCGTCTTCGCATCAGACAACGGCCCGGTGCTTGGCATTAACGGCGGAGACGCCGGCCCGTTTCGCGACGGCAAATGGACCGACTTTGAGGGCGGCATTCGTGTGCCGTGCATCATGCGCTGGCCAGGCACCATCAAACCCGGTTCAACGAACAGTCAGATCACCGGAATCATCGACTTGCTGCCGACGTTCTGTGCGATCGCCGAAGTCGACCCGCCGGGCGACCGGGTGATCGACGGCCGTAACATTCTGCCGTACCTAAAGAGCGAGAAGGTTGAACAACCAATCCACGAATCGTTCATCGTGCCTGGTTCGGTGATTCGTCACGGGCAGTGGAAGCTGCTTGTTCGAGACCTAAAGCCAGGCGGCAAGAGCGGTCGAGAGGGTAAGCGCCCATCCGCTGCAGCGGGTTCGCTCTTCAACCTCCAGACAGACCCCGGTGAGACTCAAGACGTCTCAGCCGATCATCCCGAAATCGTCGCGGACCTGCGACGCAGAATGAATGAAGCGGTCAGGGAACTCGAAGCCAACAGTCGACCGATCGGCAGACTTCCTAGTCGTTGA
- a CDS encoding sulfatase, translated as MANLLLPLILATVFALSHSPARAESDKPMNVLFLVADDLNSWMLEDADRYAGKVVAPNLRKLASSGVNFTRAYTAAPVCSPSRTAFFSGVAPWESGIYNNAQIINESEALNQDAVLSLAGLFKKNGYDTFGYGKITHGWDQKEHWDEHVGHKRDPAPPGAPLAKLSGGEQDWGPIHLTEEQMNDTGGANKAIAILEKQHDKPFFLAYGSFNPHMPWYVPQKYFDMYPLDQIILPELKENDLDDLPPLAKAVSDGLGSFADKVIKSGKHKEAVQAYLATTTYVDTQFGRVLDALEKSPYKNNTMVVFLTDHGFHLGEKHHWQKTTLWEEGTHTLLMFRAPGVTQAGGVSQRFVSLMDIYPTLAELCGLTPPANIDGRSLVPLLKDPKAPWESTAITGLCDKAKTDLAYISIRHELGRYTRYGAEEEEFYDTTKDPHEWTNQIDNPKYATSVKKLRGLIPGFKDAAQPLPSALTKKRRETQKEKKKK; from the coding sequence GTGGCTAATCTACTATTACCCCTGATTCTCGCGACCGTTTTTGCTTTGTCCCATTCACCGGCCCGAGCTGAATCCGACAAGCCGATGAACGTGCTCTTCCTGGTTGCCGACGATTTGAATAGTTGGATGTTGGAAGACGCGGATCGCTATGCAGGCAAGGTGGTCGCACCGAATCTTCGCAAGCTCGCTAGCAGTGGAGTGAACTTCACGCGAGCCTACACCGCGGCGCCGGTTTGTTCGCCTTCTCGGACTGCGTTCTTTTCCGGTGTAGCACCGTGGGAGTCAGGTATCTACAACAACGCGCAGATCATCAACGAGAGCGAGGCACTGAATCAGGATGCGGTGCTATCTCTTGCCGGGTTGTTCAAGAAGAACGGCTACGACACTTTCGGTTACGGCAAGATTACCCACGGCTGGGACCAGAAAGAGCACTGGGATGAACATGTCGGCCACAAAAGAGATCCGGCTCCTCCCGGAGCCCCCTTGGCCAAACTCAGCGGGGGAGAGCAAGACTGGGGGCCTATTCACCTCACCGAGGAACAAATGAATGACACCGGCGGGGCCAATAAGGCAATCGCGATCCTAGAAAAACAACACGACAAACCATTCTTTCTGGCCTACGGTTCCTTCAATCCTCACATGCCCTGGTATGTCCCGCAGAAGTATTTTGACATGTACCCTCTGGACCAGATCATCCTTCCCGAGCTGAAGGAGAATGATTTGGATGACCTTCCTCCCCTGGCCAAAGCGGTGAGCGACGGGCTCGGGAGCTTCGCCGACAAAGTCATCAAGTCTGGCAAACATAAGGAGGCGGTGCAGGCCTATCTAGCCACGACCACTTATGTCGACACTCAATTCGGGCGCGTCCTCGATGCCCTCGAAAAAAGCCCCTACAAGAACAACACCATGGTTGTGTTTCTCACCGATCACGGCTTTCACCTGGGCGAAAAACACCATTGGCAAAAAACTACGCTCTGGGAAGAGGGGACACACACGTTGTTGATGTTTCGCGCGCCGGGTGTCACCCAAGCCGGAGGCGTGTCGCAGCGGTTTGTTTCCCTGATGGATATCTACCCCACGCTGGCTGAACTCTGCGGACTTACGCCACCTGCGAATATCGATGGACGCTCGTTGGTGCCCCTGCTCAAAGACCCGAAGGCTCCCTGGGAAAGCACCGCCATCACCGGATTGTGCGATAAAGCCAAAACGGACCTTGCCTACATCAGCATCCGCCACGAACTCGGACGCTACACCCGCTACGGAGCCGAAGAGGAGGAGTTCTACGACACCACCAAGGATCCTCACGAATGGACCAACCAGATCGACAACCCGAAATACGCCACGAGCGTCAAAAAACTCCGCGGCCTAATCCCCGGTTTCAAGGATGCCGCTCAGCCCCTTCCTTCGGCGCTGACCAAGAAGCGTAGGGAAACTCAAAAAGAGAAAAAGAAGAAATAG
- a CDS encoding LamG-like jellyroll fold domain-containing protein, with the protein MSIDDDFIDRVLADDVSEEEAAEFQQWLKIPANLQRFALRGELHSQLRRSLQRRHIQSSALGTKEDVSAPPEPRSTVVRSRKMLLLSVAGLVTAACILIALVGLRHEGNGAPNHGDTVAATIVSNVSGLLIRGDRQWDGTYLSAGEYELQKGLLHLQFGGGVMVYVEAPARFDAVGDSRVVLHNGRLSARVPPEGIGFTVETPEAEVVDFGTEFSVDVEGGASEVHVFDGLVRVNPGASSQRDESRSVDVQASHAVRITDGAANPENISIATDRFIRNFEEPRLNYARAIKQLSPLAYYRMPIRDRGLVAQPPEYSGVVLTGQGKRPPHACGVFVGGSLRVGVDSIGRGGRVDTPPALSTGQFSLTVFVYLEDQAQHGVVATNFDGERGNFDLSLDETGLLQASIRNSNGDVFVVAGNATLPLAAWRHVVVTADGENLQLYEDGKFVASKPCKALATTDAETVWFGTDASAGRVWNGRIDEVALFDRALTEEEVAALYRTAQEEIARTL; encoded by the coding sequence ATGTCGATAGACGATGACTTTATCGATCGTGTTCTTGCAGATGATGTGTCCGAGGAAGAGGCTGCAGAGTTTCAGCAGTGGCTGAAGATTCCTGCTAATCTCCAGCGGTTTGCTCTTCGCGGCGAGCTGCACTCACAGTTGCGACGTTCTCTGCAACGCAGACACATTCAGTCAAGTGCATTGGGGACCAAGGAAGATGTCTCGGCGCCTCCAGAACCCCGATCGACGGTTGTCCGCTCGCGAAAGATGTTGCTGCTCAGCGTCGCTGGGCTCGTGACCGCAGCCTGCATCCTCATTGCGTTGGTTGGTCTACGGCACGAAGGGAACGGAGCGCCGAATCATGGCGATACTGTGGCAGCGACCATCGTCAGCAATGTGAGCGGACTGCTTATCAGGGGCGATCGGCAATGGGACGGCACGTATCTTTCCGCAGGTGAGTACGAATTGCAGAAAGGCTTGCTGCATCTGCAGTTTGGTGGTGGAGTGATGGTTTACGTTGAGGCTCCTGCCCGCTTCGACGCGGTAGGTGATTCACGTGTGGTGCTGCACAACGGGCGACTGTCCGCCAGAGTCCCTCCGGAAGGGATCGGGTTCACCGTGGAAACTCCTGAGGCGGAAGTTGTTGATTTTGGCACGGAGTTCTCCGTCGATGTCGAAGGCGGCGCGAGTGAAGTTCATGTGTTTGACGGACTGGTGCGAGTGAATCCCGGAGCGTCGAGTCAGCGAGATGAATCAAGGTCCGTTGATGTGCAAGCGTCTCACGCCGTGCGGATTACTGACGGAGCGGCTAATCCCGAAAATATTTCGATCGCGACCGACCGTTTCATTCGTAACTTTGAAGAGCCGAGGCTGAACTACGCTCGCGCAATCAAACAGCTATCGCCTTTGGCTTACTACCGCATGCCGATTCGCGACCGTGGCTTGGTTGCTCAGCCGCCCGAGTATTCGGGCGTTGTTTTGACCGGACAGGGCAAGCGTCCGCCACATGCTTGCGGTGTCTTCGTCGGCGGTTCCTTGCGAGTCGGAGTCGACTCCATCGGCCGCGGAGGACGTGTCGATACGCCGCCCGCATTGAGCACGGGGCAATTTTCATTGACAGTGTTCGTTTATCTTGAAGATCAGGCACAACACGGAGTGGTCGCCACGAACTTCGATGGCGAGCGTGGGAATTTTGACCTATCGCTCGACGAGACTGGATTGCTGCAGGCCTCCATCAGGAACAGCAATGGCGATGTGTTCGTCGTCGCAGGCAACGCGACTCTTCCGCTAGCAGCGTGGCGGCACGTCGTCGTGACCGCTGATGGCGAGAACCTGCAGCTTTACGAAGACGGAAAGTTTGTTGCGTCCAAACCCTGCAAAGCCTTGGCAACCACCGACGCCGAAACGGTCTGGTTTGGAACGGATGCTAGTGCCGGTCGCGTATGGAACGGCCGGATCGATGAGGTGGCGTTGTTTGACAGAGCACTCACCGAAGAAGAAGTCGCCGCGCTTTATCGTACCGCCCAAGAGGAGATCGCCAGAACACTATGA
- a CDS encoding Gfo/Idh/MocA family protein: MNPSPQNNPSRRTVLKSIGATTTLAASGLLPSAIYAAPPASANDKLRVGLIGGGNRAKWLTRALSRESHRAELVAVCDCYLPQIDVLAADNRSDPKAGDSWKRYQNYEQMFDQEELDAVIIATPDHVRVRAAIVACVKGLDIYAEKPLSFSIPEGRALVQAVRKHKRILQVGTQQRSTANNQYSCEFVRSGGLGKVHTILVKNYSGSRPATGLEKQVIPEGMDWDRFCDQAQLLDYHAQLHRSWRNFDAFTGGPICDRGAHALDMVHLAMGWDSVAPTRIEPTTDAKDARQRGVRLYYPDGTVVRLESDNGPAFGGIFIGEKGKLEINRGRFACNPTTLIAPFEGEETENHVGNWLDCIESRGEPNAPVEVGHLITSVAHLINLCRITGRTLNWDATQEQIIGDEAANALLNKERRPDYALPVV; this comes from the coding sequence ATGAACCCTTCCCCTCAAAACAATCCTTCACGTCGAACCGTGTTGAAATCCATCGGCGCGACCACCACGCTGGCTGCGTCAGGTCTATTACCATCAGCAATCTACGCTGCCCCGCCCGCATCTGCGAACGACAAGTTGCGAGTCGGATTGATCGGTGGGGGGAATCGAGCCAAATGGCTGACGCGTGCGCTGTCGCGCGAATCCCATCGCGCCGAATTGGTGGCGGTCTGCGATTGTTACCTACCGCAGATCGATGTACTCGCGGCTGACAACAGAAGCGATCCAAAGGCCGGCGATTCCTGGAAACGTTATCAGAACTACGAGCAGATGTTCGATCAGGAAGAACTCGACGCCGTCATCATCGCAACGCCGGATCATGTGCGTGTGCGTGCGGCGATCGTTGCCTGCGTCAAAGGCTTGGACATCTACGCCGAAAAGCCACTCAGCTTTAGCATTCCCGAAGGCCGAGCACTGGTACAGGCTGTGCGCAAGCACAAACGCATTTTGCAAGTCGGCACGCAACAGCGCAGCACGGCCAACAACCAGTACTCATGCGAATTCGTTCGCAGTGGCGGCCTCGGCAAAGTGCATACGATTCTCGTCAAGAACTATTCCGGCTCGCGTCCTGCAACCGGTCTCGAAAAGCAAGTCATTCCCGAAGGCATGGATTGGGATCGATTCTGTGACCAGGCGCAGTTGCTGGACTACCACGCCCAACTTCACCGCAGTTGGCGAAATTTTGATGCCTTTACGGGAGGTCCCATTTGCGATCGCGGTGCGCACGCTCTGGACATGGTTCATTTGGCGATGGGCTGGGATAGTGTCGCGCCAACGCGAATCGAGCCAACCACGGATGCAAAAGACGCTCGCCAGCGCGGTGTCCGTCTTTATTACCCGGACGGCACGGTTGTTCGGCTGGAAAGCGACAATGGACCAGCTTTTGGAGGCATCTTTATCGGTGAGAAGGGCAAGTTGGAAATCAATCGAGGACGCTTCGCCTGCAATCCAACGACTCTGATTGCACCTTTCGAAGGCGAAGAGACCGAAAACCATGTCGGCAACTGGCTCGACTGCATCGAATCACGCGGGGAACCCAATGCTCCCGTTGAAGTCGGACATCTGATTACCAGCGTCGCGCACCTGATCAACCTTTGTCGCATAACCGGTCGCACGCTCAACTGGGACGCTACCCAAGAACAAATCATCGGCGATGAGGCTGCCAATGCATTGCTGAACAAAGAACGGCGTCCCGACTACGCACTTCCCGTTGTTTAA
- a CDS encoding sulfatase-like hydrolase/transferase, whose protein sequence is MLPILGGSIAAAADRPNIVIILADDLGYGSLNSYGADVSLIHTPNIDRLAMQGRRFTDANTPSSVCSPTRYGLLTGRYDWRTNQKHGVINTTDPLHIETSRSTIASVLKSAGYRNAAIGKWHLGYGTGKADFTKPLTPGPLDIGFDYHFAVPQNHGDASGVYVRNRQVVGLRSGENVAAGRSPYGRDYMGIDAPQRVDENVMDELTTDAIGWLEEPKRDEPFFLYFAPVAIHFPYTPSEETSGTSGTGLYGDWIHELDRSVDRILDTLDRMKVADDTLVIFTSDNGGVLMTVGERPEAEAFRAGLRPNGQWRGRKHSIYEGGFRVPFLVRWPGHVAPGTVCDETINLVDMYATIAALIAQPVSPNKEIAEDSFNVLPAFLGVPHEEPLRPSMIVHSPNGNYAIRSGPWKYIEGQASPTLKRPSQRDELHAQLYNLQDDPGEQNNVVDEHPGIRKRLASLLEQHRKSGRSSTSVLHRENSP, encoded by the coding sequence ATGCTGCCGATCCTCGGCGGATCGATCGCTGCGGCTGCCGACCGACCTAACATCGTGATCATTCTTGCGGATGACCTTGGGTACGGAAGCCTCAACAGCTACGGCGCAGACGTGTCGCTCATACACACGCCAAATATTGATCGGCTGGCCATGCAGGGGCGACGTTTCACGGATGCCAACACCCCGTCGTCGGTGTGCTCGCCAACTCGCTACGGATTGCTGACCGGACGCTACGACTGGCGGACGAACCAGAAGCACGGTGTGATTAACACGACCGACCCGTTGCACATCGAAACCTCACGCTCCACCATCGCTTCGGTGTTGAAGTCCGCGGGTTATCGCAACGCAGCCATCGGAAAGTGGCACCTCGGGTACGGGACAGGGAAAGCCGATTTCACGAAACCACTGACACCGGGGCCGCTGGATATCGGCTTCGACTATCACTTTGCCGTGCCGCAGAATCATGGAGACGCTTCGGGCGTTTATGTTCGCAATCGGCAAGTCGTCGGCTTGCGCAGCGGCGAAAATGTTGCGGCAGGTAGATCTCCCTACGGCCGAGACTACATGGGGATCGATGCTCCTCAGCGCGTCGATGAAAATGTGATGGATGAATTGACAACGGATGCGATTGGTTGGCTTGAGGAGCCAAAACGTGACGAGCCCTTCTTTCTCTATTTCGCCCCCGTCGCAATCCACTTTCCGTACACGCCTTCAGAAGAAACCAGCGGTACAAGCGGGACTGGGTTATACGGTGATTGGATCCACGAACTTGATAGGTCCGTCGATCGAATTCTGGACACGCTTGATCGGATGAAAGTGGCGGATGACACGCTTGTCATTTTCACCAGCGACAACGGTGGCGTGCTGATGACTGTAGGGGAACGCCCTGAGGCGGAAGCGTTTCGAGCCGGGCTTCGTCCGAATGGCCAGTGGCGCGGTCGCAAGCACAGCATCTACGAGGGTGGCTTTCGAGTTCCGTTTCTCGTTCGCTGGCCCGGGCATGTTGCACCAGGAACCGTGTGCGACGAAACGATTAACCTCGTCGATATGTATGCGACGATTGCCGCGTTGATTGCTCAGCCCGTATCGCCGAATAAAGAGATCGCAGAAGACAGCTTCAACGTGCTGCCGGCGTTTCTTGGCGTGCCTCATGAAGAACCGCTTCGGCCATCGATGATTGTCCACAGTCCCAATGGCAACTACGCCATTCGAAGTGGCCCATGGAAGTACATCGAAGGCCAAGCGAGCCCGACTTTGAAGCGGCCTTCGCAGCGTGACGAACTTCACGCTCAACTTTACAACCTGCAGGACGATCCTGGTGAGCAGAACAACGTCGTCGACGAACATCCCGGAATTAGGAAGCGACTCGCGAGTCTGCTTGAACAACATCGTAAGAGCGGACGGTCATCGACGAGCGTTCTACATCGGGAGAATTCCCCATGA
- a CDS encoding sulfatase family protein: MNNHAASVNSGTVYACLSIVCSCLLVIIAISDANAATPTERKPNVIIILADDLGYGDLSCYGADDIATPNIDRMASEGIKFNSFYVSPVCSPTRASLITGSHSTRVGIGGVMFPRNNHGLNPHEITLPELLKGQGYATAIIGKWHLGNQDMFQPLVHGFDYWYGTPSSNSQFYYPTIKKYAADCVFREGYTRDGILKRETAACPLVRDNIVIEVPADQTQFTQRYTRETIRFLTQNKDKPFFVYLAHNMPHIPLHASEKFVGSSRRGIYGDTIQELDWSTGEILRALKEIGLDQNTLVIFTSDNGPNTSTGGTAGPLKGGKGSTLEGGVRVPFVARWPGKIPAGIETDEAITGMDLLPTLTKLAGGEVPDERVIDGKDISPLLSATPDAKSPHEAIFYLRGRGVDAIRVGDWKYRIAADKPPKKKGSKGQPAGDSKPKKVSVETLYNLRDSVGEQTNLIDEHPEIAARLKKRMEDFHNELRKNTRPAAVAESTKQD; the protein is encoded by the coding sequence ATGAATAACCATGCTGCTTCAGTAAACTCAGGAACGGTCTACGCTTGCCTGTCGATCGTCTGCTCGTGTCTCCTTGTAATCATCGCGATCAGCGACGCCAACGCGGCGACGCCGACCGAACGGAAGCCAAATGTCATCATCATTTTGGCCGATGACTTGGGCTATGGCGATCTGTCGTGCTATGGAGCCGACGACATTGCTACGCCAAACATCGACCGCATGGCGTCCGAGGGAATAAAGTTCAACAGCTTCTATGTTTCTCCCGTCTGTTCTCCGACACGCGCGTCGCTGATAACCGGCAGCCATTCGACTCGAGTAGGTATTGGCGGTGTGATGTTTCCGCGAAACAATCATGGGCTGAACCCTCACGAAATCACGTTACCGGAACTGTTGAAAGGTCAGGGTTATGCGACGGCCATCATTGGTAAATGGCATCTCGGCAACCAAGACATGTTTCAACCGCTCGTCCACGGGTTTGACTACTGGTACGGAACGCCGTCATCCAACAGCCAGTTCTATTACCCGACGATTAAGAAGTACGCAGCCGACTGCGTGTTTCGCGAAGGTTACACTCGCGACGGAATCCTCAAGCGGGAGACAGCGGCATGTCCGCTGGTTCGCGACAACATCGTCATCGAAGTCCCTGCGGACCAGACGCAGTTCACTCAGCGATACACTCGCGAGACCATTCGCTTTCTCACTCAAAACAAAGACAAGCCGTTCTTTGTGTACCTAGCGCACAACATGCCGCACATCCCGCTGCACGCGTCCGAGAAGTTCGTGGGCAGCAGTCGGCGAGGCATCTACGGCGACACGATCCAGGAACTTGACTGGAGCACCGGTGAGATTCTGCGGGCTCTGAAGGAAATTGGACTCGATCAGAACACGCTGGTCATCTTCACGTCAGACAACGGACCCAATACTAGTACAGGCGGTACCGCCGGCCCGTTGAAAGGAGGCAAAGGCTCGACTCTGGAAGGTGGCGTTCGAGTGCCGTTTGTGGCTCGCTGGCCGGGGAAGATACCGGCAGGAATCGAAACTGACGAAGCCATCACCGGTATGGACTTGCTGCCGACGCTGACCAAACTCGCGGGCGGCGAAGTTCCCGATGAACGCGTGATTGATGGAAAGGACATCTCGCCGCTACTCTCCGCAACCCCGGATGCGAAATCACCGCATGAAGCTATCTTCTACCTGCGAGGCCGTGGCGTTGATGCCATCCGCGTCGGCGACTGGAAGTACCGAATCGCTGCCGACAAGCCGCCAAAGAAAAAGGGGTCAAAGGGACAGCCCGCCGGCGACTCGAAGCCGAAGAAGGTCAGCGTTGAGACTCTCTACAATCTGCGCGATAGCGTTGGCGAGCAGACCAACCTGATCGATGAGCATCCTGAGATCGCCGCGCGGCTGAAGAAGCGGATGGAAGACTTCCACAATGAGCTTCGCAAAAACACGCGGCCTGCTGCAGTTGCTGAATCAACCAAACAAGATTAG
- a CDS encoding 3-keto-disaccharide hydrolase, with protein MLSLPIHRSDRARQCYFQIIAFVAISLCCSPTYADDWVTLFDGKSLDGWKSSHDNTQFAITDEVIVGSSSSQTHFLHTVETYGDFELELEVKLHDTDLNSGVQIRTMLNRENTKGQSRESIHGPQVDLGKSPGRSGHIFNQGNGAWITPEKDLTRNDAMVNGRWNKLRVLAVGPRIQTWINDKPVADVTDNEAFAKYPSGVIALQVHGVKNSPEKTRHVSFRSIRVRRLDSAK; from the coding sequence ATGCTTTCCCTCCCAATCCATCGTTCTGACCGCGCGAGGCAATGTTATTTTCAAATCATTGCGTTCGTAGCGATTTCACTTTGCTGTAGCCCAACCTACGCCGACGATTGGGTCACGCTGTTCGACGGCAAGAGCCTCGACGGCTGGAAATCGTCACACGACAACACCCAATTTGCGATCACCGATGAAGTCATCGTGGGCTCGAGTTCCAGCCAGACTCATTTTTTACACACGGTTGAAACGTATGGTGATTTTGAACTTGAACTGGAAGTCAAACTTCACGACACCGACCTGAACTCCGGCGTTCAGATCCGCACCATGTTGAATCGGGAAAATACGAAGGGCCAATCGAGGGAATCGATCCATGGTCCTCAAGTCGATCTCGGAAAATCTCCAGGACGCAGCGGCCACATCTTTAACCAGGGAAATGGTGCGTGGATCACACCAGAGAAAGACTTGACCCGCAATGACGCAATGGTCAACGGCCGGTGGAATAAGCTCCGCGTGTTGGCCGTAGGCCCGCGCATTCAAACCTGGATCAATGACAAGCCGGTTGCGGATGTCACCGATAACGAAGCTTTCGCAAAATATCCCTCAGGCGTGATTGCCCTGCAGGTACACGGTGTCAAGAACTCACCAGAGAAAACTCGCCATGTGTCGTTTCGATCGATCCGCGTTCGGAGACTCGACTCCGCCAAGTAG
- a CDS encoding GxxExxY protein — MNDDELNALTEKVIGCAFQVSNTLGSGFLEKVYENALAIELRKSGLDVKQQAPINVLYDGIVVGEYFADLLVSDAVIVELKAVKEFSDAHAAQCLNYLKATGLPICLLLNFGKPRVEVKRYRL, encoded by the coding sequence ATGAATGATGACGAGTTGAATGCGTTGACGGAGAAGGTCATAGGTTGTGCGTTTCAAGTCTCAAATACTTTGGGATCGGGATTTTTAGAAAAGGTCTATGAGAATGCGCTTGCCATTGAGCTTCGCAAGAGTGGCCTCGACGTGAAGCAGCAAGCGCCGATCAATGTGTTGTACGACGGCATCGTTGTAGGCGAGTATTTCGCCGACCTTCTCGTCTCAGACGCAGTGATCGTGGAACTCAAAGCGGTCAAGGAATTCAGCGATGCGCACGCTGCTCAATGCCTTAACTATTTGAAGGCAACTGGGCTGCCGATTTGCCTATTGCTCAACTTCGGCAAGCCTCGAGTTGAAGTGAAACGCTACCGACTTTAG